In Trichoderma atroviride chromosome 2, complete sequence, one DNA window encodes the following:
- a CDS encoding uncharacterized protein (EggNog:ENOG41) produces the protein MDDIQPEQAQPSPTIEPIRFRAGKKRKAYRQRGPAAEEQEDANDGVATAISPAPVMPGVSSKSKDVDAGRDADDTGAEAQNPTQGHSEREDNGDDGDDDNHTAEESAVAAALRLRNARRAASRRGGVGFRSEGRSAPGEEDDAEHALVLRDQDKEGTVAHDRIVGGITNRFMHQTGLLTILDDSHMNAYIESRLASRNASHAPPRRRIIIIIILTAPPSFLLCAPPKRQWESSGQVARSAHAPRQTRRSRHDKSWQSPDEERQQATSRRHGHCQTRSSSPRTQPPQQRRHCARRHGRAIPLRESTRRLPSPQNTRRNSNSSSRILLLLRPRRRPLRRRPPRRTVPAAILRRDGPAPQEEAPRADTAAEAAAAVCGCAQGAQARRQSEPESCCEKYTFAAGEG, from the exons ATGGACGATATACAACCAGAAcaagcccagcccagcccgaCCATAGAACCAATCCGCTTCCGCGCcggcaaaaagagaaaagccTACCGACAAAGAGGTCCAGCAgcggaagaacaagaagatgcAAACGACGGTGTGGCGACGGCGATTTCGCCCGCGCCGGTGATGCCAGGCGTGTCGTCCAAGTCGAAAGACGTCGATGCTGGGCGTGATGCGGACGATACCGGCGCAGAAGCGCAGAACCCCACACAAGGACACTcggagagagaagacaatggcgatgacggcgacgacgacaatcaCACAGCGGAAGAATCAGCCGTCGCGGCAGCTCTGCGCCTTCGCAACGCCCGCCGCGCAGCATCTCGTCGAGGAGGCGTGGGATTTCGATCAGAAGGCCGATCGGCAcccggcgaagaagacgatgcgGAACATGCGCTGGTGCTGAGAGATCAGGATAAAGAAGGCACAGTGGCGCACGATCGCATCGTGGGCGGCATCACGAACCGCTTCATGCACCAGACGGGCCTCCTCACCATTTTGGACGACTCACACAT GAATGCATACATAGAATCCCGCCTAGCTAGTCGCAACGCCTCCCACGCCCCCCCAAGGCGgcgcatcatcatcatcatcatcctcacaGCTCCCCCCTCATTCCTCCTCTGCGCACCTCCAAAACGACAATGGGAATCCAGCGGACAAGTGGCGCGATCAGCCCACGCGCCACGGCAAACTCGTCGAAGTCGACACGACAAATCTTGGCAATCACCAGATGAAGAGCGACAACAAGCGACGTCGCGTCGACACGGACACTGCCAAACCCGTTCCTCCTCGCCGAGGACGCAACCGCCGCAACAGCGAAGACATTGCGCGCGACGCCATGGTCGAGCAATTCCTCTCCGAGAATCGAC TCGACGTCTACCAAGTCCCCAAAACACACgccgcaacagcaacagcagcagccgcatcctcctcctccttcgTCCCCGGCGCAGACCCCTCCGCCGACGACCGCCTCGCCGAACAGTTCCGGCAGCAATACTACGACGAGATGGCCCTGCGCCGCAAGAGGAAGCGCCCCGCGCCGacacagcagcagaagcagcagcagcagtctgcGGATGTGCTCAAGGGGCCCAAGCTCGGCGGCAGTCGGAACCAGAGAGCTGCTGTGAGAAATATACTTTTGCAGCAGGAGAAGGATAA
- a CDS encoding uncharacterized protein (SMCOG1173:WD-40 repeat-containing protein~antiSMASH:Cluster_2.5~BUSCO:EOG092D17F4) has product MSSMITAAQWVPRGFAAQFPQVYKLDESEFDRIAALAKLQLDDAEEDLKEAQEEGEDAEEGDENNDEDMAGEEDKENKAGSTVKIDDDDLKEYDLEHYDDDEDDDNAPAANGSMGMFGNVKSLAYYESNKEDPYITLQDDDEDEERQDLQVLATDNLILSAKVEDELAHLEVYVYEDESDNLYVHHDIMLPAIPLCVEWLDIPVSNSGDAAKDGKGNFVAVGTMDPDIEIWDLDTVDCMYPNAILGQGANPESGEKKKKKKKKAKANDEYHVDAVLSLAANRQHRNLLASASADKTIKLWDLNTTKCAKSYSYHTDKVCSLAWHTAQPTVLLSGSYDRTVVAADMRAPDAKVPRWGVESDVENIRWDPHDQNYFYVSTENGVIHYHDIRNAPSTPEATKAVWTLQAHDESVSSFDINSVIPGFMATGSTDKTVKLWNIQASGPSLVVSRNLDVGKVFATSFAPDPEVAFRLAVAGSSGSMHVWDTSTNPGVRSAFGQRVPALKEGVSEDRLVGVNDDESSSSEDEGEAENNEGGDSMDED; this is encoded by the exons ATGTCTTCCATGATAACTGCTGCCCAGTGGGTACCGCGAGGCTTCGCGGCCCAATTCCCCCAAGTTTACAAGCTTGACGAGTCCGAATTCGACAGAATAGCTGCATtggccaagctgcagcttgacgATGCAGAGGAGGATTTGAAGGAAGCGCAAGAGGAAGGCGAAGATGCAGAGGAAGGAGATGAGAACAATGACGAGGACATGGCGGGAgaggaagacaaagaaaacaaggccgGATCTACAGTCAA GATCGACGATGATGATCTGAAAGAGTACGATCTAGAACActacgacgatgacgaagacgacgacaatgCGCCCGCTGCCAACGGAAGCATGGGCATGTTTGGAAATGTCAAGTCACTGGCATACTATGAATCCAACAAGGAAGACCCGTACATCACACtacaagacgacgacgaggacgaggagaggCAGGATCTCCAGGTCTTGGCAACTGACAACCTGATCCTGTCTGCAAAGGTTGAAGACGAATTGGCACATCTGGAGGTTTACGTCTACGAGGATGAGAGCGACAACCTCTACGTCCACCACGACATTATGCTGCCAGCCATCCCTCTATGTGTAGAGTGGCTGGACATTCCCGTCAGCAACTCGGGAGAcgcagccaaagatggcaaggGCAACTTTGTCGCCGTCGGCACCATGGACCCGGATATTGAGATTTGGGACCTTGACACAGTCGACTGCATGTATCCCAACGCcatccttggccaaggcgcAAACCCCGAGtctggcgagaagaagaagaagaaaaagaagaaggccaaggcgaATGACGAGTACCACGTGGATGCCGTTCTGTCTCTCGCCGCCAACCGCCAGCACCGAAACCTGCTGGCTTCCGCCTCCGCAGACAAGACCATCAAACTCTGGGATCTCAACACAACCAAGTGCGCCAAGTCATACTCGTACCACACCGACAAAGTGTGCTCTCTTGCCTGGCACACCGCCCAGCCTACTGTGCTGCTCAGTGGAAGTTACGATCGAACCGTGGTGGCCGCCGATATGCGAGCCCCAGACGCAAAGGTCCCTCGATGGGGCGTCGAGAGCGATGTCGAGAACATCCGATGGGACCCGCACGACCAGAACTACTTTTACGTCTCAACAGAGAACGGCGTCATTCACTATCACGATATCCGCAATGCGCCATCAACTCCGGAAGCAACCAAGGCGGTCTGGACCCTGCAGGCACACGACGAATCTGTGTCGTCATTTGACATCAACAGCGTCATTCCCGGATTCATGGCCACTGGATCGACTGACAAGACGGTGAAGCTGTGGAACATCCAGGCCAGCGGCCCTTCACTCGTCGTCTCTCGTAATCTCGACGTGGGCAAGGTGTTTGCTACCTCGTTTGCCCCCGATCCCGAGGTCGCTTTCCGACTAGCAGTGGCGGGCAGCTCCGGCAGCATGCATGTTTGGGACACCAGCACCAACCCCGGCGTCCGAAGTGCTTTCGGACAGCGCGTCCCTGCTCTGAAGGAGGGCGTTAGCGAGGATCGACTAGTCGGCGTCAATGATGACGAGAGCAGTTCGAGCGAGGATGAgggagaagcagagaatAATGAGGGAGGCGACTCCATGGATGAGGATTAA
- a CDS encoding uncharacterized protein (antiSMASH:Cluster_2.5), with protein sequence MHMDRYLKGYASPSQNSVKFSNNGRSFGSTFMEVFHDFGPLGWKAVVSCPGDLNIIRVLNLVKVAGRLAQKHPHGPPQRKHLCLGGECGCRCTVLLPVNEH encoded by the coding sequence ATGCATATGGACCGCTACCTGAAGGGATATGCTTCGCCTTCCCAGAACTCTGTCAAGTTCTCCAACAATGGGCGATCGTTTGGATCGACATTCATGGAAGTTTTCCACGATTTCGGCCCATTGGGATGGAAGGCTGTTGTTTCCTGTCCAGGTGACCTAAACATCATCAGGGTGCTCAACCTCGTCAAAGTTGCTGGCCGTCTGGCTCAGAAGCATCCACATGGTCCTCCCCAGCGCAAACACCTCTGCCTCGGGGGCGAGTGTGGTTGCCGGTGCACCGTTTTACTCCCAGTCAATGAGCATTAG